The proteins below are encoded in one region of Gopherus flavomarginatus isolate rGopFla2 chromosome 12, rGopFla2.mat.asm, whole genome shotgun sequence:
- the RAB11FIP4 gene encoding rab11 family-interacting protein 4 isoform X4: MRHIYNSELLDVYCSQCCKKINLLNDLEARLKNLKANSPNRKISSTAFGRQLFQNSNFSSSNGSTEDLFRDSIDSCDNDITEKVTYLEKKVTELENDNMTNGDLKSKLKQENTQLVHRVNELEELLKDQETSAEQTLEEEIKRHREAYSKYEKEKGTEIELLNTRVQQLEEENGELKTTVTRLKSQTEKLDEERQRMSDRLEDTSLRLKDEMDLYKRMMDKLRQNRLEFNKEREATQELIEDLRKELEHLQLYKLDCERPGRGRSSSSSVSEFNARTREVEMEHEIKRLKQENQKLRDQNDDLNGQILSLSLYEAKNLFATQTKAQSLAAEIDSASRDELMEALKEQEEINYRLRQYMDKIILAILDHNPSILEIKN; encoded by the exons ATGAGGCACATTTATAACAGCGAGTTATTGGATGTCTACTGCTCACAGTGCTGCAAAAAAATAAACCTGCTTAATGACTTGGAAGCGAGGCTGAAAAACTTGAAAGCAAACAG CCCCAACCGAAAAATCTCAAGCACAGCTTTTGGAAG ACAACTCTTCCAGAACAGTAACttcagcagcagcaatggcagcaCAGAGGACTTGTTCAGAGACAGCATAGACTCGTGTGATAATGATATCACTGAAAAG GTCACTTATTTAGAAAAAAAGGTGACGGAACTGGAGAATGATAACATGACAAATGGAGACCTGAAGAGCAAACTGAAACAGGAGAACACACAGCTAGTTCACAG AGTTAATGAACTAGAAGAACTGTTGAAAGACCAGGAGACATCAGCTGAACAAACGCTggaagaagaaataaaaaggcacagagaagcatacagcaagtatgaaaaagaAAAGGGCACTGAAATTGaactgctaaatacaag GGTTCAACAGCTTGAAGAAGAAAATGGTGAACTCAAAACCACGGTCACACGACTGAAATCGCAAACCGAGAAACTAGATGAG GAGAGGCAACGCATGTCGGATAGGCTAGAAGACACCAGTTTGCGGCTGAAGGACGAGATGGACTTGTACAAAAGGATGATGGACAAACTGCGACAGAATAGACTAGAGTTTAACAAGGAGAGGGAAGCTACGCAGGAG CTCATTGAGGACTTGCGAAAGGAACTGGAGCATTTGCAGCTGTACAAACTAGACTGTGAGCGCCCCGGCCGGGGGAGAAGCTCCTCGTCTAGTGTGAGTGAATTCAATGCAAGAACGAGGGAAGTGGAAATGGAGCATGAAATTAAACGGCTAAAGCAG GAGAATCAGAAACTTCGTGACCAGAATGATGACCTTAATGGACAGATCCTAAGTCTTAGTCTTTACGAAGCTAAGAATCTCTTTGCAACACAGACAAAAGCCCAATCACTGGCTGCTGAAATCGACTCTGCATCAAGAGATGAG CTCATGGAAGCTCTTAAAGAACAGGAGGAAATAAACTACAGATTGCGACAGTATATGGACAAGATTATTTTGGCCATCCTAGACCACAACCCATCTATCCTGGAAATAAAAAACTGA
- the RAB11FIP4 gene encoding rab11 family-interacting protein 4 isoform X3 yields MTLAQQEVHHESDMDSAIESAQSSEASDVCGSEEKDSVLSGLFLPVDKSSPHNPSAASDLSTYSTASLISNEEQFEDYGEGDDVDYTPSSPCPDDETRTNAYSDLGSSVSSSAGQTPRKMRHIYNSELLDVYCSQCCKKINLLNDLEARLKNLKANSPNRKISSTAFGRQLFQNSNFSSSNGSTEDLFRDSIDSCDNDITEKVTYLEKKVTELENDNMTNGDLKSKLKQENTQLVHRVNELEELLKDQETSAEQTLEEEIKRHREAYSKYEKEKGTEIELLNTRVQQLEEENGELKTTVTRLKSQTEKLDEERQRMSDRLEDTSLRLKDEMDLYKRMMDKLRQNRLEFNKEREATQELIEDLRKELEHLQLYKLDCERPGRGRSSSSSVSEFNARTREVEMEHEIKRLKQENQKLRDQNDDLNGQILSLSLYEAKNLFATQTKAQSLAAEIDSASRDELMEALKEQEEINYRLRQYMDKIILAILDHNPSILEIKN; encoded by the exons ATGACCCTAGCCCAGCAAGAGGTCCACCATGAGTCCGACATGGACAGTGCCATTGAGAGCGCGCAGAGCTCTGAGGCATCTGACGTGTGTGGCAGTGAAGAGAAGGACAGCGTGCTCAGTGGACTCTTTCTGCCTGTAGACAA GTCAAGTCCTCACAACCCCTCTGCAGCCTCTGACCTCTCCACCTATTCCACCGCCTCTCTGATCAGTAACGAGGAACAATTTGAAGACTATGGGGAAGGAGACGATGTGGATTATACTCCCAGCAGTCCATGCCCGGATGATGAGACCAGAACCAACGCCTACTCTGACCTTGGCTCATCTGTGTCTTCCAG TGCTGGGCAAACACCAAGGAAAATGAGGCACATTTATAACAGCGAGTTATTGGATGTCTACTGCTCACAGTGCTGCAAAAAAATAAACCTGCTTAATGACTTGGAAGCGAGGCTGAAAAACTTGAAAGCAAACAG CCCCAACCGAAAAATCTCAAGCACAGCTTTTGGAAG ACAACTCTTCCAGAACAGTAACttcagcagcagcaatggcagcaCAGAGGACTTGTTCAGAGACAGCATAGACTCGTGTGATAATGATATCACTGAAAAG GTCACTTATTTAGAAAAAAAGGTGACGGAACTGGAGAATGATAACATGACAAATGGAGACCTGAAGAGCAAACTGAAACAGGAGAACACACAGCTAGTTCACAG AGTTAATGAACTAGAAGAACTGTTGAAAGACCAGGAGACATCAGCTGAACAAACGCTggaagaagaaataaaaaggcacagagaagcatacagcaagtatgaaaaagaAAAGGGCACTGAAATTGaactgctaaatacaag GGTTCAACAGCTTGAAGAAGAAAATGGTGAACTCAAAACCACGGTCACACGACTGAAATCGCAAACCGAGAAACTAGATGAG GAGAGGCAACGCATGTCGGATAGGCTAGAAGACACCAGTTTGCGGCTGAAGGACGAGATGGACTTGTACAAAAGGATGATGGACAAACTGCGACAGAATAGACTAGAGTTTAACAAGGAGAGGGAAGCTACGCAGGAG CTCATTGAGGACTTGCGAAAGGAACTGGAGCATTTGCAGCTGTACAAACTAGACTGTGAGCGCCCCGGCCGGGGGAGAAGCTCCTCGTCTAGTGTGAGTGAATTCAATGCAAGAACGAGGGAAGTGGAAATGGAGCATGAAATTAAACGGCTAAAGCAG GAGAATCAGAAACTTCGTGACCAGAATGATGACCTTAATGGACAGATCCTAAGTCTTAGTCTTTACGAAGCTAAGAATCTCTTTGCAACACAGACAAAAGCCCAATCACTGGCTGCTGAAATCGACTCTGCATCAAGAGATGAG CTCATGGAAGCTCTTAAAGAACAGGAGGAAATAAACTACAGATTGCGACAGTATATGGACAAGATTATTTTGGCCATCCTAGACCACAACCCATCTATCCTGGAAATAAAAAACTGA